The nucleotide sequence TCCCTACGGCCACCGGTTCACCTTCGAGACGTTTCTGGCCAACGAAAAAAACGCCTTTCCCCTGGCCCTGGCCCGGGAGGTGTCGCGGGGCGGCGAGGTGCGCTACAATCCGTTTCTGGTCTGCGGCCCGTCGGGAGCGGGCAAGACCCATTTGCTGCGGGCCATGGCCAACGCCGTGGCCAAGAGCCAGCCCACCTCGCGCATCTATTTCGGCTCGGTGGCCGACATCCAGGCCCTGTACGCCGACGCCCGCCGGCCCCGGCCCGAGATCCGGGCCGAGCTGTCCAGCCATGACTGGCTGTTTATTGACGAACTCACCGACGTGGCCCGGGCGCCCGACCTGGAACCGGAACTCATCGGCATGTTCAACGACTTCCACGACGCCGGCCGCCAGATGGTGTTTTCCAGCCGGGAACGGGCCGCCTCCTGCGATTTTCTCGACCCCACCTTCCGCTCGCGCCTGGAATGGGGGCTGATGGTCCATTTGAAGGCCCCGGATCTGTCGATCCGGGCCCGGTTCGTGGAGCAGGTGAGCAAGGACAAGCGGCTGGGGCTGTCCCGCGAACAGGTCTTGACCCTGGCCGGCCGGTTCGAGGGTTTTCGCCGCCTGGAAGGCGTGCTCCTGCGGCTGGAGGCCTTTCGCCAACATGCCGGGGGCGAGCTGTCCGAAGCTGAATTTTCCCGCCACATCCGACTGTCCGAGGACAAGAAGGCCCCGGAACTGTCGCCCGAGCGGGTCATTGCCGTGTGCGCCGAACATTTCGGCATCCCGGCCCGGGACATCGTGGGCGCCGGACGCAAAAAGGAACTGGTCTTTGCCCGACAGGCGGCCATGACCTTGTGCCGGTCGCTTCTGGGCCTGTCCTACCCGGCCCTGGGCAAGGTCTTTGGCGGCAAGGACCACAGCACGGTCCTGTATTCCATCCGAAAATTCCAACAAATCCTGGATGTTGATCAAGAAACGAAAATGTTGCTGCGCCAGTTGTCCAAAAAGTGCCGCCAAGGGGGCCAGGCATGAGCCTTCGCCGCGCCTCCGGTTCCAACCGCGCCTTGCCGGTCGGTTGTTTTTCCTTTTTTTTAGCTGCAATTACAGCGGCTTGCCACACTCTCGCACATAGCGACAGCCCCTACTCATACGACAACTTAAAACCTTCTCTTTTTTTAGATAGCCTCAAGCAGAAGAACCAGTGGGGAGCGCGTTTGCTCGGGAGCGCCCGTCCGCTTGTGGGCCGAAAGCCTGGAAGCCCAATGACCGGCCTCCCCCGGGGCGGGTTTCCAAAGGGACGCGTCCCTTTGGCCGCCGGAGGCTTCTCCCCTACCCAACCCGCACACCCTGACCACTATTCGACAACCGAGCGCCGCGCCAAGCGCGCCAAGGAGACTCCATGCAGCTGACGGTCTTTCGAAACGACATCATCGACGGCCTGCAAAAGTCCTCGAGCATCATCCCGGCCAAGACCGGGGCCGCGTTTTTGCGCACCGTCTGGCTCGAGGCGGCCGGTTCCAGCCTGTCCATCCTGTCCACGGACTCGAGCCTCGAATTCACCGGGCATTACGCCGCCAAGGTGGCCAAGGAGGGCCTTTGCGGCGTCCAGGGCAAGAGCTTTTTCGAGCTGGTGCGCAAGCTCCCCCCGGGCGAGATCAGCCTGACCCTGGACGAGGCCTCGGGCAATCTGCTC is from Solidesulfovibrio magneticus RS-1 and encodes:
- a CDS encoding DnaA/Hda family protein; this encodes MTKAPATASGDGVLKNDFRQHLSRTCPEQDLRRWFDPLEIIPGEGEPSCCVVFPHTYFAAWFDGSVKELFERQLAAYLGPGHTVRYRTRGMRAAAPAFAADAAVVTDFPYGHRFTFETFLANEKNAFPLALAREVSRGGEVRYNPFLVCGPSGAGKTHLLRAMANAVAKSQPTSRIYFGSVADIQALYADARRPRPEIRAELSSHDWLFIDELTDVARAPDLEPELIGMFNDFHDAGRQMVFSSRERAASCDFLDPTFRSRLEWGLMVHLKAPDLSIRARFVEQVSKDKRLGLSREQVLTLAGRFEGFRRLEGVLLRLEAFRQHAGGELSEAEFSRHIRLSEDKKAPELSPERVIAVCAEHFGIPARDIVGAGRKKELVFARQAAMTLCRSLLGLSYPALGKVFGGKDHSTVLYSIRKFQQILDVDQETKMLLRQLSKKCRQGGQA